The nucleotide window ACGCGGCGCGGGCGATTCCCGGCATCCGCTTCGATTGGGTGGTGGAAGAAGGTTTCGCCGAGATTCCGACCTGGCACCCGGCGGTGGGCAAGGTCATCCCGGTGGCGATCCGTCGCTGGCGCAAGAACCTCTGGCAAACCATCAAAAGTGGCGAGTGGCGCCGCTTCAAGCAAAGCATGCGCGCCGAAAAGTACGACCTGGTCATCGACGCCCAAGGCCTGCTGAAAAGCGCCTGGCTGACCCGCTACGTCAAGGCCCCGGTGGCTGGCCTGGATAAAAACTCAGCCCGTGAACCCCTGGCGGCGCGCTTCTATTCCCGTCGCCTGGCGGTGGCACGCGGTCAACATGCGGTAGAGCGCGTGCGCCAACTGTTCGCCGTGGCGCTGGGCTACGACTTGCCCCAGAGCCTGGGCAATTACGGCCTGAGCGTCGATCGCCTGGTGGAGCTGCCGCGCGCATATCCTTATGTGGTATTCCTGCATGGCACGACCTGGGAGTCCAAGCACTGGCCGGAGTTGTATTGGCGCCAGCTCACCGAGCGCATGGGCCAGTTCGGCGTAGTGGTGAAGTTGCCGTGGGGCAGTCCGTTGGAAAAGGCCCGGGCCGAACGCATCGCCAAAGGGCTGCGCAACGCCCTGGTGTTGCCGAAACTGAACCTGGGCGGGATGGGCAAGATACTGGCCGGCGCCCAGGCCTGTGTGGCTGTGGACACTGGCCTCGGTCACCTGGCCGCCGCCCTGGACGTGCCGACTATCTCACTGCTCGGCCCCACCAACCCGGTGCTGACCGGCGCCTATGGCAAGGGCCAGATCCATCTCGCCAGCGATTTCCCCTGTGCGCCCTGCATGCAGAAACAATGCACTTATCCGCCGACCGCCGAAGATGCCCGTCTGTTTGACCTGAAACGCGAGCAGCCCTTGTGCTTTACGCGACTGAACCCCGAGCGTGTTGCCAGCCACCTGAGCACGTTATTGGCTGAGGAGCCGCGCTGATGCAATTGGCTTTTGTCCTTTATAAATACTTTCCTTTTGGCGGCCTGCAACGTGACTTCATGCGCATCGCCCTGGAGTGCCAGCGGCGTGGTCATCAGATCCGTGTCTATACGTTGATATGGGAAGGTGACGTTCCGCCGGGTTTTGAAGTGTTGGTGGCGCCGGTCAAGGCGTTGTTCAACCACCGTCGCAACGAGAAACTCAGCGCGTGGATGGAAGCCGACCTGGCCAAGCGCCCGGTGGACCGTCTGATCGGCTTCAACAAGATGCCCGGCCTGGACGTCTATTACGCCGCCGACGGCTGTTTCGAAGACAAGGCGCAGACCCTGCGCAATTCCCTGTATCGGCGCTGGGGTCGCTACCGGCACTTCGCCGAGTACGAGCGAGCAGTGTTCGCCAGGGACGCCAAGACAGATGTGCTGATGATTTCCGAAGTCCAGCAGCCGCTGTTCATCAAACATTACGGCACGCCGCTGGAGCGTTTTCATCTGTTGCCGCCGGGCATTGCCCAGGACCGTCGCCGACCCGCCGATGCCGATGCGATTCGTGCCGCGTTCCGTGCCGAGTTCGAGCTAGCCGATGACGATCTGCTATTGGTGCAGATCGGGTCCGGGTTCAAGACCAAGGGCGTGGACCGCAGCCTCAAGGCGCTCGCCGCGCTGCCTGCCGAACTGAAAAAACGTACCCGGCTGTTTGTAATCGGCCAGGACGACCCCAAGGTATTCCAGTTGCAAAGCGCCGCGTTGGGGCTCGGTGACAATGTGCGGTTCCTCAAGGGGCGCAGCGATATCCCGCGTTTCCTCCTGGGCGCCGACCTGTTGATCCATCCGGCGTACAACGAGAACACCGGTACCGTGCTGCTCGAAGCGCTGGTGGCCGGGTTGCCGGTACTGGTCAGCGCGGTATGCGGGTACGCCCATTACATCGCCGAGGCCGACAGTGGACTGGTGCTGGACGAACCGTTCGAACAGGCGCAGCTCACCAAGTACCTGGAGCGGATGCTGGGTGATGCCGAGGCGCGGGCGGCCTGGAGCCGCAATGGTCTGGCCTTCGCTGAAACGGCCGACCTCTACAGCATGCCGCAGCACGCGGCCGATGTGATATTGGCGGAGCACCCGTAATGAAATTGATGCTGGCCGAACCGTTCAAGAGCCTTTGGGCCGGGCGCGATGCGTTCGCCGAAGTCGAGGCACTCAAGGGCGAGGTCTATCGTGAACTCGAAGCCCGGCGCACCTTGCGCACGGAGGTGGACGGGCGCGGATTCTTCGTGAAGATCCACCGGGGCATCGGCTGGGGCGAGATTCTCAAGAACCTGGTCACCGCCAAGCTGCCGGTCCTCGGTGCGGGGCAGGAGTGGAAAGCCATCCAGCGCTTGCAGGAAGTCGGCGTGCCGACCATGACCGCCGTTGCGTATGGCGAAAAGGGCCAGAACCCGGCGGACCAGCACTCCTTCATCGTTACCGAAGAGCTGGCGCCGACCATCAGCCTCGAAGACTTCAGTATCGACTGGGTCAAGCATCCGCCGCAGCCGGCGCTCAAGCGGGCGCTGATCGCCGAAGTGGCGCGCATGACCGGCATGATGCACCGTGCCGGGGTCAACCATCGCGACTGCTACATCTGCCATTTTCTGCTGCACACCGACAAACCGGTGTCCCCACAGGATTTCAAGCTCTCGGTGATCGACCTGCACCGCGCCCAGACCCGGCCGGCCATCACCACCCGCTGGCGCAACAAGGACCTGGCTGCGCTGTATTTCTCGGCGCTGGACATCGGCTTGACCCGTCGCGACAAGCTGCGCTTTTTGAAGGGCTACTTTCAGCAGCCGCTGCGCCGGATCCTGGCGCAGGAGGCCGCACTGTTGAGCTGGCTCGACGCCAAGGCCAACAAGCTCTATGCCCGTAAACAGCGATACGGGGATGCGCTCTGATGTCGGGTTGGAAACTGGAACCGGCCTACGCCGAGCTGGCGCAGGATTTCGGCAGCCTCGACGCTGTGTTTGCCCTGCAAGGGGAGCGCTTGACCCGCGACCCGCTGTCGGAGGTGATCCGCGTACAGCGCAATGGCGTGAACTACTATGTCAAGCGCTACGTCGGCGCCGGCAAGGGCTTGCGCCGTTACCTGGGCAGGCCGCGAGTCAAGTCCGAATGGCAGAACCTCAAGCGCTTTGCCAAGTGGGGCATCCCCACGGCCGAGATCGTGGCATGGGGCCTGGAGCGTCACGGCGCGTCCTATGCCCGGGGTGCGATGATCACTCGCGAACTGCCCCACACCGAAGACCTCTCGGCCCTGGCCGATCGTCACGACCCGCGGTTGGCCGATCGCACCTGGGTCGATGGAGTGAGTCGGCAACTGGCTGGCTACACCCGGACCATGCACGAGCATCGTTTCACCCATAACGATCTGAAGTGGCGCAATCTGCTGATCGACGATCAGTCACAGCTGTTCCTGATCGACTGCCCGAACGGTGATTTCTGGCGTGGCTTCTGGCTCAATTACCGCATCACCAAGGACCTGGCATGCCTGGATAAAGTCGCCAAGTATCACTTGTCGGCCACCCAGCGCCTGCGTTTCTATCTGCAATACCGCCAACGCGACCGACTCGACAGGTGCGACAAGAAACGCATTCGTCACGTGGTGAGATTTTTCGAGGGGCGTGAATGACTGATTTCCTGGCCGCTGAAGACCGGCCATTGCTGGAGCGCCACGGCCTGGACAGTTTCGAGGCCCTGTGGTCCCGGCAACTGGACGCGGTGGACGAACCCAACACTTCGGGAGACGGCTGGAGCAGTGTGTTCCGGTTGGAACTGGAAGGGCGGGGCTATTACCTCAAGCGCCAGAGCAATTACCTGACGCGGACCTTGTCCCACCCCTTAGGTGAGCCAAGTTTTTCCCGGGAGTTTCGCAACATCAGCCATTATCGCCAGCTGGGAATACCGGCCCTGCAAGCGGTGTTCTACGGCCAGCGCAAGATCGACGGCGAGGTGCGGGCAATCCTGCTGACGCGGGCCCTGGATGGCTGGAGTGACCTGGATTCGCTATTGCAGGGGTGGTCGGCGCTGACAGCGACACACCGTTCGACCATCCTGAAGGCCTGTGGTCAATTGGCGCGACGCCTGCACGGCATGCGTCAGGTCCACGGTTGCTTTTACCCCAAGCACATCTTTCTGCAAGCGACTGTCGACGGCTATCAGGCGCAGTTGATCGACCTGGAGAAGACCCGCCCGCTGCTGTTCGGTCAGCGCGACAGGATCAAGGATCTTGAGCCTTTGCTGCGTCGCGCGTCAGTCTGGAATGAGGGCGAGGTTCGCCAGTTGCTGGCTACCTATCTGGACCAGCCGCCGGACGCCGCTCTGGTCGACCGCTGGTTGACCCGCCTGACCGCCCGGCGCAGCCACAAGGAAGCCCGTTGATGTTTTTGTCCGAATTGAAAAGCGCCGGTCGCAGTCCCGGCCTGCCCCTGAGCCTGGCGCTGGCCGATGCCGCCGGCCCGGCGCAATTGCAGTTGCTGTCGCTGTTGCGGGTGTTGCCGGGCCAGCGTTATGTCGGTGCCGGCGTCTGGCGCGGCCGCCCGGTACTGGCCAAATTGCTGGTCGGCAGCAAGGCCGCCCGGCATTTCCAGCGCGAACTGCAAGGCGTGCGCCTGCTGGCGGAACAGGGTTTGACGACGCCGTTGTTGTTGGCCGACGGTCTGAAAGATGGCGAGGGCGGTTGGTTGTTGTTCGAGTTACTCGAAGGCGCCGAAAGCCTGGGGGATGCCTGGAAACAGGTCGAGCACCTGCCGCTGTTGGCCGACGAGCAAGCGGCGGTGCTGGCCGAGGCCTTGGGGGTCATTGCACAACTGCATGGCAAAGGTTTGTGGCAGGAAGACCTGCACTTGGACAACCTGCTGCGCCACGACGGTCAACTCTATTTGATCGACGGTGCCGGCATCCGTGCCGAGACGCCGGGGCAGCCCTTGTCGCGACAAAAGGTGTTGGAAAATCTTGGGGTGTTTTTCGCCCAGTTACCCAAGTCCATCGAGCCATTCACCGAAGAGTTGCTGGTGCACTATCTGCTGGGCAACGCCGAACACGCACTGCCCATGGAGGCGCTGCAGAAACAGATCGACAAGGTGCAGGCCTGGCGGCTGAACGACTTCCTGGAAAAGGTCGGGCGCGAATGCAGCCTGTTCAGTGTGCAACGTGGGGCTTTCGGCCTGCGGGCGATCCGGCGTGACGAAGAAGCGGCCATGATACCGGTGCTGGAGCGGGCGGATGCCTTGCTGGACCAGGGCCACTTGTACAAGACCGGTGGCGCGGCGAGTGTCGGCAAAGTCGAGGTGGGCGACCGTACCCTGGTCATCAAACGCTACAACATCAAGAATTTCGCCCATTGGCTCAAGCGCTTCTGGCGTCCCAGTCGTGCCTGGCATTCCTGGCGCGAAGGCCATCGCCTGGCGTTTCTCGGCATCGCCACCCCCAAACCCCTGGCGTTGCTGGAAAAGCGCTTCCTGTGGCTGCGGCGTGGTGCCTACCTGGTGACCGAATATCTGTCGGGGCCGGACATCATCGAACGCTTTGCCCCTTACGTCGAAAGTGGCGAGGCGCCCGAAGCCGAGTTGCTGGCGCTGGACCGATTGTTCGCCGACCTGATCCGCGAGCGCATCAGCCACGGCGACCTCAAGGGACACAACCTGTTCTGGCAGCAGGATCGCTGGGCACTGATCGACCTGGATTCCATGTGCCAGCACCGCACCGACGCCAGCTTCGCCCCGGCCTATTCCCGGGATCGGGCGCGGTTCATGCGCAATTGGCCTGAAAGTAGTGCGTTGTTTCGGGTGATTGATCAGCGGTTACCCAAGGATATTTCCGGCGAGTCCTGAATCGGGCCTGCGGCCCTATCGCGAGCAGGCTCGCTCCCACATTAGTCTGCAGCGTACTGTGGGAGCGAGCCTGCTCGCGAAGGACGGAGTACCAGGCACCTGAGCATTCAGGACTGCCCAGGTTTTACAGGCACCAGGCGCTCGCCACTCACCGCTAGCGGCTTACCGTCGCTTTTACGCTATAATCCCGCCCTTTAGCTGCCCAACGCCCCGGCGAGCGGCACATTCATTTTTCGCGGCGCTTGTCGCCCGTATGCAGACTTAAGAGGCTAGACCCTGTGGCATTGACGATTCTTGGCCTGTCCGGCGCCCTTAGCCATGATCCTTCCGCAGCGCTGTACATAGACGGCAAGCTGATCGCGGCGGCCGAGGAAGAGCGTTTCGTACGCGATAAACATGCAAAGAACCGCATGCCCTATGAGTCGGCGAAGTTCTGCCTGGAGCAGGCCGGCATCAAGCCATCCGATGTGGATGTGGTGGCAATTCCGTTCGCGCCGATCAGCCTGTTCGGCGAGGCGCGCTGGCACTACGCCAAGCGCTATTGGTATGCCCCGGACCGCGCCCTTGATGCGATCTTGATGGGCAACCGTCGCTACAAGCGCTATCGCCGCAAGATCGTCTGGTGCCTGGAGCAATTGGGCTTCGATCCGAAAAAGATCAAGATCGAGCCGGTCGAGCACCACTTGGCCCACGCCTCCAGCGCGTATCACTGCTCGGGTTTCCAGGAAAAGACCGCGATCCTGGGCATCGACGGCAAGGGTGAGTACGCCACGACCTTCTTCGGCTACGGCGAAAACGGCAAGATCCACAAGATCAAGGAATTCTTCGATCCGGACTCCCTGGGCGGTCTGTATGGTGCGATCACCGAATTCCTTGGCTTTGAAATGCTCGACGGCGAATTCAAGGTCATGGGCATGGCGCCCTACGGCGATGCCAGCAAGTACGATTTCTCGCGCCTGGCCTCGTTTGAGAACGGCCAGTTGGTGATCAACACCGAATACGCCAACGTGATCGGCCTGCGCCGCTATAAAGAGAAGGGCAAGGGGTTCTACTTCTCGCCGAAGCTGATTGAATGGCTCGGTCCCAAGCGCGAAGGCGATATCGCCGACGAGCCGTACATCCATTACGCGGCCAGCATGCAGGCGCTGTTCGAGAAACTCGCGCTGCAGATGATCGACCACTACCTGGGCGACGTGCTCAAGGAAACCGGCAAGCTGGCTTTCGCCGGCGGTTGTGCGTTGAACGTCAAGCTGAACCAGAAGATCATCGCCCGTGACGACGTCAAGGAGCTGTTCGTGCAGCCGGCTTCCGGCGACGCCGGTACCGCGGTGGGCGCGGCCGCCTATGTGTCCCATGCCCGTGGCGTGCCCGTGGAGAAGATGGAACACGTCTACCTCGGCCCGGCCTACAGCAACGAAGACGTGATCGCCGCCTGCGCCCGTCATCCGAGCAAACCGGCGTGGCGCAAGATCGATAACACCCCCGAGCGCATTGCCAAGATCATGGTCGACGGCAACCCGGTGGCCTGGTTCCAGGGCCGCATGGAGTTTGGCCCGCGCGCCCTGGGCGGTCGCTCGATCATCGGTTGCCCGAGCGCCAGCGGCGTGGCTGATCGCATCAACGAGCAGATCAAGTTCCGCGAGCGCTGGAGGCCTTTCTGCCCGTCGATGCTCGACACCGTCGCGCCGCAGATGATCAAGGTCGATCATCCCGCACCCTTCATGACCTTCACGTTCGAAGTGGCCGAAGAGTGGAAAACCCGCGTGCCGGAAGTTGTCCATGAGGACGGTACTTCCCGGGCCCAGGTGCTCAAGCGCGAATACAACCCGCGCTACTACGACATGATGAAAGCCCTGGAAGTCCTGACAGGCAACGGCGTGTCCCTGAACACCTCGCTCAACCGCCGCGGCGAACCGATGATCTGCTCACCGACCGACGCGCTGAACATGTTCTATGGCTCTGACCTGCAATACTTGATCATGGAAGACATTCTGGTGGTCAAAGACAGCGTGGATGCTTATGACTGAGGTTTTGGTTAGCGTTGTAATACCCGCCTATAACTATGCCGAAACCTTGCCGCGTGCGGTGAACTCGGTGGTAGCGCAGTTGGGGGATTCCAAGGCTGAACTGCTGGTAATCGATGACGGTTCCACGGACGCGACGCCGCAAGTCCTGGAGCGGCTGTTGGCGAAACATGGCGGCATCTTCCGGGTGCTGCGTAAGCCCAATGGAGGGTTGTCTTCGGTGCGCAATCGCGGGATCGAAGAGGCTAGGGGGGACTACCTGATTTTTCTCGACGCCGATGATGAGATGGCCCCTGGCGCGCTGGCAATGGTGGCCGGGCATATTGCCTGTCATCCCGAAAGTCGCATGATCATTGGCGGGCATTGGTCGGTGTTCGCCGATGGGCGGCGCGTCCGACACTGCGTCAGGCCACTGCCTGCGACGCCGCGGAAACGGGTTTGTGCCTACTTGCTGGAAAAAACGATGTCGCTGTCCAATGGTGCCTGTGTGATGCACCGCGAAGTGTTCGGCCCGGGCAATTACCCTGAACATTTGCATAACGTCGAGGATATTCCGGTGTTTGCCCAGGTGTTGGCAGGTTTCACCTGCAGCGTACTTGACCAGCCGCTGGCGCTGATCCACAAGCACGACGACAGCATGCGTCATGACCTCAAGCAAAGCTTGGCGGCCGGGGTGGGGATGGTCGACGAAGTGTTTTCACCGGCACGCCAGCCGCACTTGCAAGACTTGCGCAAGGCGTTTATGGCGCAACGTTGTCTGTCGCTGTTCCGCGATTGCTACAGCGCTGGTGAGTACGCCAAGGCCAAGACCTTTTATGCCGAAGCGGTGCGCATCGACATCCGCTCGCTCGTGCGTTGGTCTTACACCCGCAAGGCCATTCGGTTGTTGTTCAGATGAAGAGGCAATCTCGCCAAGAAAGCCGCATCCGGGTTGACGAAAGTTGGGCACGCAAAGCCCGCGAGCTGGACCGTTATCGATGGAAGCTGCTGCGCGAGCGCCATGGTTTCTGTGCCAGTCTGCTGCGATTGATCCGTGATGTGCTGGTGGACGTGGCCATCGGGCTTCGCGCCAGAGCGTGCCTGAGACGTTCGGTGGAGATTGCTCCCTGCGAGGTGTTACTGCTGCATTCGGCACCCAAGTCCATGGCTTTACAACGCAAAAATCTCCTGATCGACGCTCTGCGCAGGCGTGGGCATCAATTGACCGAGGCGGCGTTGCGCTCGTCGTCGGATGCCTGTGCCGAGCGTATGCTCCTGGTGCCGCCAGAGCCCGTACCTTTACGTTACCTGGCGTACGCCGCCCATGCTCAATGGTTGGTGGTGACGTACCAGCCTACGGTGTTGATCAATGAGCGCAACGGCAGCCTGCACGCGCCTTTCCTGCGCCTGGCACTGGCGGCTCGGGGTGCTCGTCTATTGCATCTGGCCCATGCCGCTACGCTGGAAGCCTCCCGACGCCTGTCGATGAACGACTACGACTATTACGGCCTGTTCGGCAGCAGCTCACTAATGGCCTTGCAGAAACGTAAGATGCGATTCGGTGAATCCACCGCGGTGCTTGTGGGTTCCTACCTGGCCGATGAGACCTATAACCTGCCTGTCGCCGATCCAGCGCTACGTACTTTGCTAATCCTCGGGGTTGGCCCCGACCGGGAAAAAGAGGCAGGTTACCAAGAGACCTATCGCCTGTTGCGCGATTGGGCCGCGCAGCATCCGGACTATCGCATATTGTTCAAGCGGCATCCGCGGAGCAAGGCGCAATTTTGGGGTGCCGCCGCGCAGCAGTTCCCCCACATCGAATTGCTCAATAGCCAATGTTCACTGGCGCAAGCCCTGGCCCAGGCCAGCGTGGTGGTCAATATCATGTCCAATGCTGGTATCGAGGCTGGCCTGGCGGGGCGGCCTGTGATCCACGTAAACGCCAGTGGGGACGTGGATCTCTTTTCCCACTCCTTGTTTTTCGGGCCGCAGGTTTGCGATCAGGCGGCCTTTTCCTGTCAGTTGCAATGGGTCGAGCAGGATTACCTGAGGCAGGTGGAGCAGGCCCGGCGCTTTGCTGATTATCACCTTGCGCACGGTTCTCAGGGGCTTTCGAAGACGGTTCAGTTGGTCGATGACCTGCTGCGCGGTGTGGATCCTGCTATCGATTTCGAAACCGTCCCGCTCCCTGCCGCTGGTTGAGGCGGGTGTCTGGATGGTTCAGGCGCCCAGGACCACGTTCAACTCCCGAGCATCGCACACGTTTTGTCCGCCCAGGTAATGTTCAAGGAATTGGTTGTCCTTGAGCAGCCACTCGCGGTCCTGACGATAACGCAACATGTGTTTGAAGTTGCGCAGACGCAGACTCTTGCGCAGCGGCTTGGGATAGGCGCGCAGGTCGGCGATATCGATCAGCCCCAGAGTGTTTTCTGGGGTCAGTACCAAGTTGCCTAAGTGGGCGGAGCGAAAATAGATGCCGGCCTGATGCAGCTGCGCTACGAATGCACCGAGACGTGCCCGAAGGTCATCATGACCTTCCGCATCCAACAATTGGCGTAGGGTGCGGCCAGGTAAGGGGTCGTAGTGAACGGCGTCACGCTCAATGTCGGGAATGCGGTAGACCTGACGGACTTGGGGGCACTCAATGCCACGTTCGCGCAGAGTCTGGCAATTATCGGCGAAGCGCTCGGCGTAAGGAGCCCATAGCGCCGATGTCAGCAGCCGCTTGCGGCGAAACAGCTTGAGAATCGAGCCGTCAGTCAGGCGCAGCACTTTCTCCCCTTTCCTATCGGCCTCGAGAACGTTGGCGCCTTCGCGCAGGCTGAGGTATGAGTTATGGTCGAGCTTTTGCATCAAGGCTCCAAGGCTTGGCCTGATGGAATGGGCGGCCGAGCATGTTACCGCAGTGTGCATGTCGCAAAAAACCGCTGTGGTATACTGTTGCGCCTTTTTATAAGAGGCATTCGCTCGAAGCTGCCTATTTTTGGACACTCCATGACGAAAATGCTTTTCCTTTCCTTGGCCAAGCATCAGGGCCTGTACTTCAATCGTCTCCTCAATGAGACCGAGCTTCAAGGTAAAGTCGTTACTCCAGCCCAGATGCCATGGCCCATGTTGTCTGGAGTGTCTCGGGTTGTTTCGAACATCGACTGGACCTCCCTGATCGAGGAAAAATGCGCAGAGCGGCGTGTCAAGAACAAGAGCAGCGGCGGCCTCTATCGTCTGTTGCTACGGCTTGAACTGTTCTGGATTGCGCTACGCGCCCAAGCTTTACTCAATCGGGAGCGCCCCGATGTGCTGGCGTTCTGGAACGGATCACACCGTTACTGCCGTCTGCTAGTGGCCCTAAAGCCTGCGGCATGCAAGACGTTCTTTTTCGAGAATGGGCTGCTGCCCGACACCACCACTGTAGATCCCAAGGGCGTGAACTTCCTTAACTCGGTTCCCCGCGAGGCCGGCTTTTATCTGAACTACCCGTATTCGTTGCCGGAAAGCCAGAACACACCAGTACTTATCCCTCGGGCGCCTCGAAGCGCTGGTCCGGCTCCGATTGCTTTGCCGGCGCAGTTTGTCTTCATTCCGTTCCAGGATGATCGCGACAGCCAGGTCCGGCTGTTCTCGCCCTGGGTTCGGAACATGCGTGAAATTTTCGCGCTGGGCGAGCGTCTGGCCACCGAAGCAGGGTTGACCGTGGTGTTCAAGGAGCATCCTTCCAGTCGAGAGACATATCCAGAATTGCACGCACGCACCCACGATCGCCTGCTGTTCGCCAACGGCAATGCCACCCAGCAGTTGATTGAGGCCAGCCAGTTCGTGGTCACAATTAATTCGACGGTGGGCCTGGAAAGTGTGCTGCTGGACAAGCCAGTGCTTACTCTCGGTCATGCGTTTTTCAATGTGCCGGGGCTGGTGATGCACGCCGACAGCGCCGACCAGTTGGTGGAGCTGGCGCGGGCATTTCCCCGGTGGTCACTCAACGGGCAACTGCGCCGCAACTTCCTGCATTACCTGTCCGAGCATTACTGCATCAAGGGCGGTTGGAAGAACGCCGATCAGGAGCAGTTGCAACGGGTCGCTCGTCGCATGCTGGGAGAAGTTCAATGTCAGGGCGAGTAAAGCTATTGATCAACAAGAACGCATTAGCGATTTGGGCGTCAACAGGTCTCCTTGTAATGCTCTGTGGTGCCTGGGTGCTGCCCAGTAACAAGCTTTACCACCAACTGATGATCTTTCTGTTGTGGGTTCCCGCCTTGTTGGCGTTGATACATAGGGACTTTCGCTTAATGTTAAAAGGGCCCGAGTGCATGCTCTTTGCCCTGTTTGCGGCCTGGACGATTGCCGTGGTCATGGTTGAAGGAGGCGACAATACCTTGAGCAAGGTCAAGGTAACCCTTTACGTCGTCTTGACTTTAACGGGCGTACTGCTGGCAGCCCAGAACCGTTTATGGCGGCTTGAGTCCATGTTGCTATATGCGTCAATACTGGGTGGCTTTTTTGCAGCCGTTTCCTGGATTTACTTCTACGGCATATCCGTCCAGCCGTGGCGCGGCCGTGTAATCGCCATTGGTTTATGGAACACGCCCATCATGGCCGCCCATGCGGTGGGGGCTCTGGCGATCTTGGGAATTTTTACCCTGCAAACCCGTCGCTTCAAGCCGCTGATCATGGCGCTGCTGCTGGTTCCGGTGCTGGGTTATGCGCTGTTCCTGGGCTTCAACCAGACCCGCGGCGTGTGGATCGCTCTTGGGGTGTGCCTGTTGGTAATGGGGGGCGCGCGTCCGTCCCGGTTGGGCGGTGTGCTGATCTTTCTAGTGATCCTCGGGGTGGTGGGGGTGGCAGCATTGCGACCGGAGCTTTTGTTGCAGCGTGGCGTGTCTTATCGACCTCAGTTGTGGCAAGGCGGTCTTCAGTTGATGCTCGATCATCGGGTGATGGGGGTAGGATTCACCGAGTACCAGATATTTATTCCGGAGCTCGGTAGGGCGTTCAAACATCCTCACAACCTCTTCCTCGACACCGGCGTGCGCCTTGGCGTACCGGGCCTGCTATTGTTCGGCTGCCTGTGGCTGGCGGCTGGCTGGCGCGGCTGGGTTTGCCGCGCACAGCCGTTGGGTCAAGCGTTACTGGCGCTTTGGGCTTTTTCCTCTACATCGCTGTTAACCGACGGCATCGGACTGTGGCTCAAGCCCAATGCGGACTGGCTGGTTACTTGGTTGCCGATCGCCCTGAGCTTCGTGTTGGCGGCCCGTGGATCTGCCGCCCCCCAGGAACCTGTACTACAAAACGGGACGACCTGATGCTCATGACCGTGGAGCGAAGGACAAGCCCGGGCATTGCGGCGGGGGGCGGACTGAGCCGGTGTTGTCATGGGTTCGCTGTTACAATCTGCAGCTTGTCTGTCTTTCCAAATGTCTGAGGCAAACCGAATGGCCAATTCCGACCAGCCATCGAGCATGAAGATCTACATGCGATTGCTGAAATATGTGCTCCCTTACTGGAGCGCTTTTGCCGTCAGTATCGTCGGCTTCGTGCTGTTCGCATCCAGTCAACCGATGTTGGCGGACATGCTCAAGCATTTCCTCGATGCCTTGCAAAAACCCAATGACACCCGATTCATGGGCGTTTCGCTGGTGCTTGGGGTGCCCCTTCTGATCGTGTTGATTGCGGTCTATCAGGGCATAGGTTCGTTCTTGGGCAACTACTACCTGGCCAAAGTCGCCCGCGGCGTTGTCCATGACCTGCGATGTGCCCTGTTCGACAACTTGCTGACGCTGCCTAACCGCTACTTCGATAACCATAACTCCGGCCACCTGATTTCCCGTATCACCTATAACGTAACCATGGTTACCGGGG belongs to Pseudomonas sp. B21-028 and includes:
- the waaC gene encoding lipopolysaccharide heptosyltransferase I, which codes for MRVLLIKTSSLGDVVHTLPALTDAARAIPGIRFDWVVEEGFAEIPTWHPAVGKVIPVAIRRWRKNLWQTIKSGEWRRFKQSMRAEKYDLVIDAQGLLKSAWLTRYVKAPVAGLDKNSAREPLAARFYSRRLAVARGQHAVERVRQLFAVALGYDLPQSLGNYGLSVDRLVELPRAYPYVVFLHGTTWESKHWPELYWRQLTERMGQFGVVVKLPWGSPLEKARAERIAKGLRNALVLPKLNLGGMGKILAGAQACVAVDTGLGHLAAALDVPTISLLGPTNPVLTGAYGKGQIHLASDFPCAPCMQKQCTYPPTAEDARLFDLKREQPLCFTRLNPERVASHLSTLLAEEPR
- a CDS encoding glycosyltransferase family 4 protein; translation: MQLAFVLYKYFPFGGLQRDFMRIALECQRRGHQIRVYTLIWEGDVPPGFEVLVAPVKALFNHRRNEKLSAWMEADLAKRPVDRLIGFNKMPGLDVYYAADGCFEDKAQTLRNSLYRRWGRYRHFAEYERAVFARDAKTDVLMISEVQQPLFIKHYGTPLERFHLLPPGIAQDRRRPADADAIRAAFRAEFELADDDLLLVQIGSGFKTKGVDRSLKALAALPAELKKRTRLFVIGQDDPKVFQLQSAALGLGDNVRFLKGRSDIPRFLLGADLLIHPAYNENTGTVLLEALVAGLPVLVSAVCGYAHYIAEADSGLVLDEPFEQAQLTKYLERMLGDAEARAAWSRNGLAFAETADLYSMPQHAADVILAEHP
- the rfaP gene encoding lipopolysaccharide core heptose(I) kinase RfaP; this encodes MKLMLAEPFKSLWAGRDAFAEVEALKGEVYRELEARRTLRTEVDGRGFFVKIHRGIGWGEILKNLVTAKLPVLGAGQEWKAIQRLQEVGVPTMTAVAYGEKGQNPADQHSFIVTEELAPTISLEDFSIDWVKHPPQPALKRALIAEVARMTGMMHRAGVNHRDCYICHFLLHTDKPVSPQDFKLSVIDLHRAQTRPAITTRWRNKDLAALYFSALDIGLTRRDKLRFLKGYFQQPLRRILAQEAALLSWLDAKANKLYARKQRYGDAL
- a CDS encoding lipopolysaccharide kinase InaA family protein, whose protein sequence is MSGWKLEPAYAELAQDFGSLDAVFALQGERLTRDPLSEVIRVQRNGVNYYVKRYVGAGKGLRRYLGRPRVKSEWQNLKRFAKWGIPTAEIVAWGLERHGASYARGAMITRELPHTEDLSALADRHDPRLADRTWVDGVSRQLAGYTRTMHEHRFTHNDLKWRNLLIDDQSQLFLIDCPNGDFWRGFWLNYRITKDLACLDKVAKYHLSATQRLRFYLQYRQRDRLDRCDKKRIRHVVRFFEGRE
- a CDS encoding lipopolysaccharide kinase InaA family protein, coding for MTDFLAAEDRPLLERHGLDSFEALWSRQLDAVDEPNTSGDGWSSVFRLELEGRGYYLKRQSNYLTRTLSHPLGEPSFSREFRNISHYRQLGIPALQAVFYGQRKIDGEVRAILLTRALDGWSDLDSLLQGWSALTATHRSTILKACGQLARRLHGMRQVHGCFYPKHIFLQATVDGYQAQLIDLEKTRPLLFGQRDRIKDLEPLLRRASVWNEGEVRQLLATYLDQPPDAALVDRWLTRLTARRSHKEAR
- a CDS encoding lipopolysaccharide kinase InaA family protein is translated as MFLSELKSAGRSPGLPLSLALADAAGPAQLQLLSLLRVLPGQRYVGAGVWRGRPVLAKLLVGSKAARHFQRELQGVRLLAEQGLTTPLLLADGLKDGEGGWLLFELLEGAESLGDAWKQVEHLPLLADEQAAVLAEALGVIAQLHGKGLWQEDLHLDNLLRHDGQLYLIDGAGIRAETPGQPLSRQKVLENLGVFFAQLPKSIEPFTEELLVHYLLGNAEHALPMEALQKQIDKVQAWRLNDFLEKVGRECSLFSVQRGAFGLRAIRRDEEAAMIPVLERADALLDQGHLYKTGGAASVGKVEVGDRTLVIKRYNIKNFAHWLKRFWRPSRAWHSWREGHRLAFLGIATPKPLALLEKRFLWLRRGAYLVTEYLSGPDIIERFAPYVESGEAPEAELLALDRLFADLIRERISHGDLKGHNLFWQQDRWALIDLDSMCQHRTDASFAPAYSRDRARFMRNWPESSALFRVIDQRLPKDISGES